The proteins below are encoded in one region of Syntrophotalea carbinolica DSM 2380:
- a CDS encoding ATP-binding protein, with translation MIITVASGKGGTGKTTVSVNLAHMLGSKVQLLDCDVEEPNAHLFLQSEPKEQTVVTIPVPQINEGLCECCGECAKFCEYHAIVSFGTTPLIFPEMCHGCGGCSIVCPKKAIGEIDKRIGTVETSEVENILLVQGRLDIGMAMAPPLIRAVKNRLQQGLPAILDAPPGTSCPVIATLQDTDFAILVTEPTPFGLNDLKLAVAMMQEIDIPFGVVVNRFGVGDNRVHEFCKEQQIPVLLEIPDDRRIAEAYSRGELIVDALPEYRELFQGLIEKTMHQFNTQTA, from the coding sequence ATGATTATCACTGTGGCTTCGGGTAAAGGGGGAACCGGTAAAACGACGGTGTCCGTCAATCTGGCTCATATGCTCGGATCCAAAGTACAGCTATTGGACTGCGATGTGGAGGAGCCGAATGCCCATCTTTTTTTGCAGTCTGAACCGAAAGAGCAGACCGTGGTTACGATCCCTGTTCCGCAAATCAATGAGGGACTTTGTGAATGCTGCGGCGAGTGCGCCAAATTTTGCGAGTATCATGCCATTGTTTCTTTCGGCACGACGCCTCTTATTTTTCCCGAGATGTGTCACGGATGCGGCGGCTGCTCCATTGTCTGCCCTAAAAAAGCCATTGGCGAAATCGACAAGCGTATCGGTACCGTCGAGACTTCAGAGGTGGAAAACATCCTCCTGGTCCAAGGTCGGCTTGATATAGGGATGGCCATGGCTCCGCCCTTGATCCGTGCCGTAAAGAACCGCTTGCAACAGGGCCTTCCGGCGATTCTCGATGCACCGCCCGGGACCTCATGTCCGGTGATCGCCACCTTGCAGGATACCGATTTCGCTATACTTGTTACGGAGCCAACGCCCTTCGGGCTCAACGATCTGAAGCTTGCCGTGGCTATGATGCAGGAAATCGACATTCCTTTCGGGGTGGTTGTCAATCGGTTCGGGGTTGGCGACAATCGGGTACATGAATTCTGCAAAGAACAACAGATTCCGGTACTTTTGGAAATTCCCGATGATAGACGGATTGCGGAAGCCTACTCCCGCGGAGAATTGATTGTTGATGCCTTGCCTGAATACCGGGAACTGTTTCAGGGACTGATCGAGAAAACCATGCATCAGTTCAATACTCAGACCGCCTGA
- a CDS encoding sigma-54 interaction domain-containing protein, with the protein MNSEKKPGYKIHTMTEAILESISDGVFTVDMDWRVTSFNRAAEEITGVSRQEAIGRRCSEVFRSSLCGTACALRQTMEADEPIIGKSGYIINADGDRIPISISTAVLRDAAGNVIGGAETFRDLSEIEALRQELGGKFRVGDLTSRSPLMQRVFEVLPAIAASPSTVLILGETGTGKELMARTIHSLSPRHKGPFIAVNCGALPDTLLESELFGYKAGAFTGANKDKPGRFALARGGTLFLDEIGEISPALQIRLLRVLQERTYEPLGGIRSENADVRIIVATNKDLSSQVRQGIFREDLYYRVNVVRIELPPLHRRKEDIPFLVEQFIVQFNRLQQRSVKGITAEALSLLMAHDWPGNIRELENIVERAFILCSDGDIGIEHLPKELTGHGAASDAHTDTDIRSAHDILDVQAIRSALERNSFNRLAAAKELGIHKTTLFRKMKKLGIPLPAQDGRANRKKPQ; encoded by the coding sequence ATGAATAGTGAAAAGAAGCCTGGATACAAAATTCATACGATGACCGAAGCTATTCTGGAGAGCATATCGGACGGGGTGTTCACCGTGGATATGGATTGGCGCGTTACCTCGTTTAATCGAGCCGCCGAAGAGATCACAGGCGTTTCGCGGCAAGAGGCAATCGGTCGCCGCTGTTCGGAAGTATTTCGTTCCAGTTTGTGCGGGACCGCCTGTGCACTCAGGCAAACCATGGAAGCCGATGAACCCATTATCGGTAAATCCGGGTACATCATCAACGCGGATGGCGACCGTATTCCCATCAGTATTTCCACGGCTGTTTTGCGTGATGCCGCCGGTAATGTCATAGGTGGCGCGGAAACCTTTCGCGATCTTTCTGAAATCGAGGCACTGCGTCAGGAACTCGGAGGTAAATTCCGGGTTGGCGATTTGACCAGCCGAAGTCCTCTCATGCAGCGTGTTTTCGAGGTTTTGCCCGCTATTGCCGCCAGTCCCAGTACGGTGCTGATCCTTGGAGAGACCGGCACCGGCAAGGAGTTGATGGCACGGACAATTCATTCTCTCAGCCCTCGCCACAAGGGACCCTTTATCGCGGTCAATTGCGGTGCGCTGCCCGATACGCTTCTGGAGTCGGAGTTGTTTGGCTACAAAGCCGGAGCTTTCACTGGCGCCAACAAGGATAAACCGGGCCGTTTTGCTTTGGCCAGGGGAGGGACCCTGTTTCTCGATGAAATCGGAGAGATAAGCCCCGCCCTCCAGATCAGGTTGTTGCGCGTGCTACAGGAACGCACATACGAGCCTCTCGGAGGGATCCGCTCCGAAAACGCCGATGTCAGGATTATCGTAGCGACTAACAAAGATCTTTCCAGCCAGGTTCGGCAAGGAATTTTCCGTGAAGATCTCTATTACCGGGTAAATGTGGTGCGTATCGAACTGCCCCCGCTGCACCGGCGAAAAGAAGATATCCCCTTTCTCGTAGAGCAGTTTATCGTCCAGTTCAATCGATTGCAGCAAAGATCCGTGAAGGGAATCACCGCGGAGGCATTGTCTCTGCTTATGGCCCACGATTGGCCAGGCAACATTCGTGAACTGGAAAATATTGTCGAACGGGCTTTCATCCTTTGCAGCGACGGGGATATCGGCATTGAACATCTGCCCAAGGAGTTGACAGGGCATGGGGCTGCATCGGATGCGCATACCGATACCGATATTAGATCCGCCCATGATATTCTCGACGTCCAGGCTATTCGATCCGCACTCGAACGAAATTCTTTCAACCGACTGGCAGCAGCGAAGGAACTCGGCATCCACAAGACCACGCTTTTCCGTAAAATGAAGAAGCTGGGTATCCCACTTCCCGCGCAGGATGGCCGCGCCAACCGGAAGAAACCACAGTAG
- a CDS encoding radical SAM protein: MTASDTQYVYGPVPSRRLGMSLGINNIPAKRCTYSCVYCQVGRMTKMQNARQAFYKPEKLLQGVHNRLENTRVASGCVDYLTFVPDGEPTLDKNLGEEIHLLENLDIPIGVITNSSLLWREDVRNELAKADWVSVKIDTVDELIWRKINRPHKALCLSRILDGILTFSRKFTGKLVTETMLVRGVNDNPGCVQGVAEFLHKLQPSLSYISVPTRPPAEKGVGIPNDQTINWTYQLFADRLKQVEILIDYEGDDFAFTSEVEKDLLGITAVHPMRSSAVRMLVSRAGASWAVVDRLLATGKLTKTTYDGHTFYLRKFPKKVRESHDR, encoded by the coding sequence ATGACAGCCAGCGATACTCAATATGTCTATGGGCCTGTTCCGTCACGCCGACTGGGAATGAGCTTGGGGATCAACAATATACCGGCCAAGAGATGTACTTATTCCTGTGTTTACTGCCAAGTGGGTCGCATGACAAAGATGCAGAATGCCCGGCAGGCCTTCTATAAACCTGAAAAGCTGTTGCAGGGGGTTCACAACCGCCTGGAAAACACTCGAGTGGCTTCAGGATGCGTCGATTATCTCACCTTCGTGCCTGATGGAGAGCCCACCCTGGACAAGAACCTGGGCGAAGAAATTCACCTTTTGGAAAATCTGGATATCCCGATTGGTGTCATCACGAACAGTTCTCTTCTGTGGCGTGAAGATGTGCGCAACGAGTTGGCGAAGGCCGATTGGGTTTCGGTAAAAATTGATACAGTTGATGAACTTATCTGGCGGAAGATAAACCGCCCACACAAGGCGCTCTGCTTGTCCCGAATATTGGATGGTATTCTTACTTTCAGCAGAAAGTTTACCGGCAAACTGGTCACCGAAACAATGCTTGTCAGGGGAGTCAATGATAATCCCGGATGTGTGCAAGGGGTCGCTGAATTTCTCCATAAGTTGCAGCCTTCTCTAAGCTATATAAGCGTTCCCACCCGTCCTCCGGCAGAGAAAGGGGTAGGTATCCCGAACGACCAGACCATTAACTGGACATATCAACTGTTTGCGGACAGATTGAAACAGGTGGAGATTCTGATCGATTATGAAGGCGATGATTTTGCCTTTACCAGTGAGGTGGAAAAAGATCTTTTGGGCATAACCGCTGTGCATCCGATGAGATCATCCGCTGTACGGATGCTCGTTTCCAGGGCTGGAGCTTCATGGGCTGTTGTAGACCGGTTGCTGGCCACAGGGAAACTCACGAAAACAACATACGATGGTCACACCTTTTATCTGAGAAAGTTTCCAAAGAAGGTGAGGGAATCTCATGACCGATAA
- a CDS encoding NifB/NifX family molybdenum-iron cluster-binding protein, which produces MKIAFTTSGNELTAPLDPRFGRASKFLIYDLENETFEMVDNQQNLNAAQGAGIQSAGTVTNSGAEALVSGHCGPKAFRVLMAAGVKVFYSEAGTVGEALDAYKQGKLTESNAADVEGHWE; this is translated from the coding sequence ATGAAAATTGCATTCACAACATCGGGAAACGAACTCACAGCACCTCTGGATCCCCGTTTCGGTCGAGCCAGTAAATTTCTCATCTATGATCTGGAAAATGAAACATTCGAGATGGTCGACAACCAGCAGAATTTAAACGCGGCACAGGGAGCCGGTATTCAATCAGCGGGAACAGTGACCAATTCCGGGGCCGAGGCTCTGGTCTCCGGTCACTGTGGTCCTAAAGCGTTTCGCGTTCTGATGGCGGCAGGGGTTAAGGTTTTTTATTCCGAAGCGGGTACCGTGGGCGAAGCGCTCGATGCATACAAACAGGGAAAACTCACAGAGTCCAATGCCGCAGATGTCGAAGGACATTGGGAATGA
- a CDS encoding class I SAM-dependent methyltransferase: MTDNGNSGKRYLETCRSEFWQKVFRLELAYLVKHLEGCGEILSVGCGPAILEGELTKLGFSVTGLDISQEALSCAPDKIRTVVARAEDMPFPANSFDAVIYVASLQFVDNYREAIKKTAAVLRPNGKFIAMLLNPASMFFRKKMQDPSSYMTKIKHTDLKAVEETITAFFTVHTEYFLRIDNNEVSTVAKEADAALYIISGTRNAQI, from the coding sequence ATGACCGATAACGGAAATAGTGGCAAACGCTATCTTGAAACCTGTCGAAGTGAATTCTGGCAAAAGGTCTTCCGGTTGGAACTCGCTTACCTCGTCAAGCATCTCGAAGGATGCGGCGAAATCCTCAGTGTGGGATGTGGCCCGGCGATTCTTGAAGGAGAATTGACCAAGCTTGGTTTCAGTGTCACGGGGCTGGACATATCCCAAGAAGCATTGAGCTGCGCACCGGATAAAATCAGAACAGTGGTGGCACGGGCAGAGGATATGCCTTTCCCTGCCAATTCTTTTGATGCGGTAATTTATGTGGCCTCTTTGCAGTTTGTCGACAACTACCGAGAAGCGATTAAGAAAACAGCCGCCGTGTTGCGACCCAACGGCAAATTTATCGCCATGTTGCTGAACCCGGCGTCCATGTTTTTCAGGAAAAAAATGCAAGATCCCAGTTCTTATATGACCAAAATCAAACATACGGATCTAAAAGCTGTGGAGGAAACGATTACAGCATTTTTCACAGTGCATACCGAATATTTTCTTCGCATTGATAACAACGAGGTTTCAACTGTCGCCAAAGAAGCCGACGCAGCCTTGTACATCATTTCAGGCACCAGGAACGCGCAGATATAG
- a CDS encoding ABC transporter ATP-binding protein — protein MKSTIKVKGLTRKFGDLVAVNRVEFDVYQGEIFGFLGPNGAGKTTTVRMLTGVIDPTEGTATIQGHDIRKEGVLSRAHIAVVPEEANVYRDLSVWENIMLMAELHGVARHQRFREAARLLDELGLTERKKQKACELSKGLRQRVMLCAALVTNPDILFLDEPTSGLDVQSAGLIRRVVSDLNRKGLTVFLTTHNMSEASEMCTRVAIIDKGNIVAIDTPERLRSAMSSRQFVEVRFGGIMPGYEELESLPGVSQIDANNGVFRLYTESPGHVLTEVIRLADRRGLEIRDLCNRKPSLEDVFLHFTGGQKENPVQ, from the coding sequence ATGAAGTCAACTATTAAGGTTAAAGGTCTGACACGGAAGTTTGGCGACTTGGTCGCAGTGAACCGCGTAGAATTCGACGTTTATCAAGGCGAGATCTTCGGATTTCTGGGGCCAAACGGAGCCGGCAAAACGACAACTGTTCGCATGCTTACAGGCGTGATCGATCCCACGGAGGGTACCGCAACCATACAGGGCCACGACATCCGTAAAGAGGGGGTGCTGTCCCGAGCGCACATCGCCGTCGTTCCCGAGGAGGCGAATGTATACCGCGATCTTTCTGTCTGGGAGAATATCATGCTCATGGCAGAATTACACGGTGTTGCACGACATCAACGATTCCGGGAAGCTGCGCGTCTGCTTGACGAACTCGGACTGACGGAGCGAAAGAAACAGAAAGCCTGCGAACTCTCCAAAGGGCTTCGGCAAAGAGTAATGCTATGTGCCGCGTTGGTAACGAATCCGGATATATTGTTTCTCGATGAACCTACTAGCGGACTGGACGTCCAAAGTGCGGGACTGATACGCCGTGTAGTTAGCGATTTGAACCGGAAGGGTCTTACGGTATTCCTGACCACGCACAATATGAGTGAGGCCAGTGAGATGTGCACCCGTGTAGCGATTATCGACAAAGGAAACATTGTTGCCATAGACACACCGGAAAGACTGCGCAGTGCCATGAGCTCCCGTCAATTCGTTGAAGTGCGTTTTGGGGGGATCATGCCCGGGTATGAAGAGCTCGAATCGCTGCCGGGGGTCTCACAGATTGATGCGAACAATGGGGTTTTTCGGTTGTACACCGAGTCGCCTGGCCACGTGCTGACCGAGGTCATCCGGCTGGCAGACAGGAGGGGGCTGGAAATCCGGGATCTCTGCAACCGTAAGCCCAGTCTGGAGGATGTATTTCTACACTTTACGGGTGGGCAAAAGGAGAACCCTGTGCAATGA
- a CDS encoding CGGC domain-containing protein yields the protein MKKIAIIICARYRDCGGGKCFRALRERHGGFSMYATDEAIEIVGYASCGGCPGGNVEYVPAEFLKNGCDVVHLATGLVVGYPPCPHIKQFKEFIEKHYELPVVIGTHPIPLKYLETHNRLPFWEQSGMQDLAPQLMAETCDIMESYN from the coding sequence ATGAAAAAAATTGCCATCATTATCTGTGCCCGTTACCGAGATTGCGGTGGGGGCAAATGTTTCCGGGCTTTGCGTGAACGTCATGGCGGTTTTTCTATGTATGCCACCGACGAGGCGATTGAAATTGTCGGATATGCCAGTTGCGGGGGCTGTCCGGGTGGAAACGTGGAATATGTTCCTGCCGAGTTTTTGAAAAATGGGTGTGACGTTGTCCATCTGGCAACCGGGTTGGTGGTAGGGTATCCACCTTGTCCTCATATAAAACAGTTTAAGGAATTCATCGAAAAACATTACGAATTGCCGGTTGTTATCGGGACCCATCCGATTCCATTGAAGTATCTTGAAACCCACAACCGATTACCTTTCTGGGAACAGTCAGGCATGCAGGATCTCGCACCTCAGCTTATGGCGGAGACGTGCGACATCATGGAATCGTACAATTAA
- a CDS encoding DUF5320 domain-containing protein, whose protein sequence is MGARTGRAAGFCAGFEMPGYANPVQGWGYGMSCGRGRGWRNMFHATGLPGRARFAGYGVPYGPTDQPDQDMQKQLLKRQAEDLQAELALIKKRLAEVEKETVAE, encoded by the coding sequence ATGGGAGCAAGAACCGGACGAGCAGCGGGATTCTGCGCCGGATTTGAAATGCCGGGTTATGCCAATCCTGTTCAGGGATGGGGGTACGGCATGAGTTGCGGCAGGGGTCGCGGATGGCGCAACATGTTCCATGCTACCGGTCTGCCGGGTCGTGCGCGCTTCGCTGGTTATGGCGTCCCTTATGGCCCCACAGATCAACCCGATCAGGACATGCAAAAGCAACTACTCAAGAGACAGGCTGAGGACCTGCAGGCGGAACTGGCGTTGATCAAGAAGCGCCTGGCCGAGGTTGAAAAGGAAACGGTAGCTGAATAA
- a CDS encoding arsenic resistance protein, with amino-acid sequence MWKILGYLQRNLIWTIPAMMLAGLATGYLFPVASLRSTIVPLTFLMVYPMMVNLQIDKVFSATGLRCQIVTQAINFALIPFIAYGLGQWFFADRPLIALGLLLAALLPTSGMTITWTGFAKGDINAAIKMTVIGLVVGSIATPLYVQSLMGTVIEIPLLEVFKQIALIVFVPMILGYLTQKGLIRKYGREVYQRDLKKRFPMVSTLGVLGIVFVAMALKADSILQQPGTLLIYLFPLALLYFINFALSTLVGKLFFSRGEGIALIYGTVMRNLSIALAIAMTVFRENGAEIAIIIALAYVVQVQAAAWYVKFSDRIFGLAPEG; translated from the coding sequence ATGTGGAAGATCCTAGGCTATTTGCAAAGAAATCTTATCTGGACAATCCCCGCCATGATGCTGGCCGGTTTGGCAACCGGTTACCTATTCCCGGTGGCGAGCCTGAGAAGTACTATCGTGCCCCTGACTTTTCTCATGGTTTATCCAATGATGGTCAACTTACAAATTGACAAGGTCTTTTCCGCGACTGGCCTGCGTTGCCAGATTGTGACCCAGGCCATCAACTTCGCGCTGATCCCTTTTATCGCCTACGGACTGGGGCAGTGGTTCTTTGCCGACAGGCCACTGATCGCTCTTGGTCTGCTATTGGCCGCTCTGTTGCCTACCAGCGGTATGACCATCACCTGGACCGGTTTTGCCAAAGGGGACATCAATGCTGCGATCAAGATGACGGTCATCGGTTTGGTGGTTGGCTCCATTGCCACGCCCTTATACGTCCAATCCCTGATGGGTACAGTCATTGAAATTCCTCTATTGGAGGTCTTCAAACAGATAGCACTGATCGTTTTCGTCCCAATGATACTCGGTTATTTGACGCAAAAAGGATTGATTCGCAAATACGGTCGGGAAGTTTATCAGCGGGATCTTAAAAAACGATTCCCCATGGTCTCGACTCTGGGCGTGCTCGGTATCGTCTTTGTAGCCATGGCGCTTAAAGCTGACAGTATTCTCCAACAGCCGGGAACGTTGCTGATTTACCTTTTCCCCCTGGCCCTTTTATATTTCATCAACTTTGCTCTGAGCACTTTGGTCGGAAAATTGTTTTTTTCCCGTGGTGAGGGCATCGCGTTAATTTATGGTACCGTTATGCGCAATCTGTCCATCGCCCTGGCTATCGCCATGACAGTATTCAGGGAAAACGGAGCGGAAATCGCAATCATTATTGCCCTAGCCTATGTCGTTCAGGTCCAGGCGGCAGCGTGGTACGTGAAATTTTCCGACCGCATTTTCGGTTTAGCCCCAGAGGGATAA
- a CDS encoding ABC transporter permease, with product MTDQRETVQRWPHQLHGSLVILKKNARLYYLKPPVLIFGVLFPVFFFLAFKMGRPIATGNIVPGMVAMALWFTSSAVGPLVTPWERSGKTYERLISTPVALPAILAGDVISGFIFGACFSAIPVLLGLVLTDASVRNMSLLIAGIIISALSFASLGVLLSSFPARTPSNTMLLSNLVRLPLLFVSGIFIPIAKMPVWARWLAPISPLSYASSLIRSGFGQSAYFPVWLNFFMLVLFTVTMFLAACKFHNIWRGKGL from the coding sequence ATGACGGATCAAAGGGAGACGGTTCAGCGTTGGCCACACCAGTTGCATGGTTCGCTGGTCATCCTTAAGAAGAATGCGCGACTGTACTATCTGAAGCCGCCGGTGCTTATCTTCGGGGTTCTTTTTCCAGTTTTTTTCTTTCTTGCGTTCAAGATGGGCCGTCCTATCGCGACAGGAAATATTGTTCCAGGCATGGTTGCTATGGCACTTTGGTTTACTTCCAGCGCGGTCGGACCATTGGTAACTCCCTGGGAACGGAGCGGCAAGACTTATGAACGTCTGATATCAACGCCTGTTGCGCTGCCCGCGATACTGGCGGGAGACGTCATTAGCGGATTCATCTTCGGAGCCTGTTTTTCGGCAATTCCGGTTTTACTGGGGCTTGTTCTTACCGATGCCTCTGTCAGGAACATGTCGCTGCTTATTGCTGGAATCATCATATCTGCACTGAGCTTTGCTTCTTTAGGGGTGCTTCTGTCTTCATTCCCTGCAAGAACCCCCTCTAACACCATGCTGCTGTCGAACCTGGTGCGACTCCCGCTGCTTTTTGTGAGTGGAATATTTATACCGATTGCCAAGATGCCTGTTTGGGCCCGGTGGCTTGCACCGATTTCACCGTTATCCTATGCCAGTTCATTGATTCGCTCTGGTTTCGGGCAATCGGCGTATTTCCCCGTTTGGCTGAACTTCTTTATGCTGGTTTTGTTTACGGTGACAATGTTTCTGGCGGCCTGCAAATTTCACAATATTTGGCGGGGGAAAGGTTTGTGA
- a CDS encoding NifB/NifX family molybdenum-iron cluster-binding protein gives MKIAFAHWDNRIAPVFDTAHQIYVADIESGNVVREAQEALAEGLPVRKVLRLVELGIGTLVCGAISRSMYELINAYGIQVIPFVAGDLDEVIRCWRSGDLDSCSFNMPGCNGRGGRRFRMMHEGQKEDDTMKQSGRGMGAGSGRGQGGQTPGRAGRMGGPKAAGPTGYCICPQCGQKEPHQRGVPCVERKCPKCGSNMARQ, from the coding sequence ATGAAGATAGCATTTGCACATTGGGATAATCGCATCGCACCGGTTTTCGACACCGCTCACCAGATATACGTTGCCGATATCGAATCCGGAAATGTTGTCCGAGAGGCACAGGAAGCTCTGGCAGAAGGTCTGCCCGTCCGGAAGGTTCTTCGACTGGTTGAATTGGGTATCGGTACGTTGGTTTGTGGTGCGATTTCCAGGTCGATGTATGAGTTGATCAACGCTTACGGGATTCAGGTGATCCCTTTTGTTGCCGGTGATCTCGACGAGGTTATACGGTGCTGGCGTAGTGGCGATTTGGATAGTTGTTCCTTTAACATGCCAGGTTGCAACGGACGAGGAGGACGGCGATTCAGAATGATGCACGAGGGACAAAAGGAGGACGATACCATGAAACAGAGTGGACGTGGCATGGGTGCAGGCAGCGGGCGAGGGCAAGGCGGCCAAACTCCCGGGCGAGCCGGTCGCATGGGCGGCCCGAAAGCTGCCGGCCCTACGGGTTATTGCATTTGTCCGCAATGCGGGCAAAAAGAGCCTCATCAACGCGGGGTGCCTTGCGTGGAGCGCAAATGCCCCAAGTGCGGAAGCAATATGGCAAGGCAATAG
- a CDS encoding FAD-dependent oxidoreductase: MDKKKHIVVIGGSAAGPKTAARAKRLDQDAEVTIIQMAPELSMASCGYPYFVGGVFNDRNQLLSTPYGEVRDPDFFWNTKGITARTSTEVTAIDREKRLVTCRNLETNDIDQVPYDKLVIATGATARKPPLPGIDLEGVTTLQSMKDADFLRKIRDDKDITNAVVIGGGLIGIETCEALQLSGIDITVVELLPQILMFLDWELAKILENHVKSKAANVLTDIGVAEFIGKDGKLTAVKLANGTELPCNLAVMAIGVQPNTRLADEAGLKIGPTGGIEVNPFMQTTDPNIYAVGDCVEINHRITGARTRAPFGDLANLQGRVTGENVVLGNTAQFPGTIHTGICKVFDFSAGSTGLSEANAKAAGYENIVTVINASLDKPEFMGAKLLISKLVADGRTGKILGVQCVGPGDVSKQIATAAMAILGNLTVHDLVNADLPYAPPFSLPIDHFIASAHLLENKMKGRLNGISSLEMKKLLDSESTPFILDVRTPDEYNMMRIGIGETLIPISDLRNRLQDLPQDKDQEIVCYCKISLRGYEAQRLLEAHGWKNVKVLEGGVMAWPFGREK; this comes from the coding sequence ATGGATAAAAAGAAACACATTGTAGTAATCGGTGGCTCCGCAGCGGGCCCCAAAACAGCAGCCCGGGCCAAGCGCCTTGATCAGGATGCCGAGGTAACCATCATTCAGATGGCACCGGAACTGTCGATGGCATCCTGCGGTTACCCCTATTTCGTCGGTGGCGTGTTCAATGACCGCAATCAGTTGTTGAGCACCCCTTATGGAGAGGTACGGGATCCGGATTTCTTTTGGAATACAAAGGGTATTACGGCCCGCACCAGCACCGAAGTTACCGCTATTGACCGGGAAAAGCGATTGGTCACCTGCCGCAACCTTGAAACGAATGACATTGACCAGGTGCCTTACGACAAGCTGGTCATCGCTACCGGAGCCACAGCACGCAAACCCCCATTGCCTGGAATCGATCTGGAGGGGGTTACGACGCTGCAATCAATGAAGGATGCAGACTTTTTGCGTAAAATCCGTGACGATAAAGACATCACCAATGCAGTGGTCATCGGCGGCGGCCTGATCGGTATAGAAACCTGTGAAGCCCTGCAGCTATCCGGGATAGACATCACGGTTGTGGAACTGTTACCTCAGATTCTCATGTTTCTTGACTGGGAACTGGCCAAAATTCTTGAAAACCATGTCAAGAGCAAGGCGGCCAACGTATTGACGGATATCGGCGTGGCCGAATTCATCGGCAAAGATGGAAAGCTAACCGCCGTAAAACTGGCCAACGGTACCGAATTACCCTGCAACCTGGCGGTTATGGCCATTGGCGTACAACCCAACACGCGATTGGCCGATGAGGCGGGTCTCAAGATCGGTCCTACCGGTGGTATTGAGGTCAATCCGTTCATGCAAACTACCGATCCCAATATTTACGCTGTCGGTGACTGCGTGGAAATCAACCATCGCATCACCGGCGCTCGAACCCGCGCCCCTTTCGGCGATCTGGCAAATTTACAGGGCCGCGTAACCGGAGAAAACGTGGTGCTCGGCAACACGGCTCAATTCCCCGGAACCATCCATACCGGCATCTGCAAGGTTTTCGATTTTTCCGCGGGCTCCACGGGCCTGTCCGAGGCTAACGCAAAAGCGGCCGGATACGAAAACATCGTCACGGTTATCAACGCAAGTCTTGACAAGCCGGAGTTCATGGGCGCCAAGCTGCTGATCTCCAAACTGGTAGCAGATGGTCGCACAGGAAAGATCCTCGGCGTTCAGTGCGTTGGTCCCGGCGATGTCAGTAAACAGATCGCAACCGCCGCTATGGCCATACTCGGCAACCTGACTGTGCACGACCTGGTCAATGCCGATCTGCCTTATGCACCACCTTTCAGTCTCCCCATCGACCACTTCATCGCCTCTGCCCACTTGCTGGAGAATAAGATGAAAGGCAGGCTGAACGGCATCTCTTCTCTGGAAATGAAAAAGCTGCTTGACAGCGAGTCTACTCCCTTTATCCTCGATGTCAGGACACCAGACGAATACAACATGATGCGCATCGGTATCGGCGAAACCTTGATTCCTATTTCAGACCTGCGCAATCGACTGCAAGACCTTCCGCAAGACAAAGATCAGGAAATCGTTTGCTACTGCAAAATTTCCTTGCGCGGTTACGAAGCTCAGAGACTCCTTGAAGCCCACGGTTGGAAAAACGTCAAGGTGCTTGAAGGTGGCGTAATGGCGTGGCCTTTCGGTCGGGAGAAATAG